The genomic interval GTGCTTGAGCCTAGTGGCGCACCGTCAAGGTGGCAAGCGCCGGGACAGAAAAAGGGATGCCCACAGGCATCCCTTCTTCGCGGCAAAATGGATGAAATCTTGTCTCAGCTGCCCATGGGCGTGTAGGCGTAGCAGTAGCCGTGAGGGCTGATCTTGCCGGCCACCACCTTACAGGTGCCATCGGCCGTCGGCTTTGGCCCTGGGACGAAATGGGCGCAGTTGCTGCACATATCTTTGCCCTCGGGCTTGTCCTGGTAGCTCACGGAGGCCTTGCTCTGCAAGTCGCTGTCGGAGGCATCGGCGCGCGCGGTAAAGACCAGAGGAGCGACGACAGCAACGGCGCTGATCTTGGCCGCGGACTTCAACCATTCACGACGGGATACGGATTTCATGGCTATCTCCTTGCGGGTGTGTGGAAGAACACCAGTTACTACGCGGTGGCGCACATCGTGGATGCAAAAAAGAGGGCGCGAGGCCCTCTGAAAACCCAAAATCAGCTCTGGGTGAGGAGGAGTTGCGTTCCGACTTCCTTAACCCAGCGGTCCATTGGCCGTGACGATCTCTGGCTCCATGGGAGCGAGGAGGGACAGCAGATAGTTCTGGGCGCCGATGGGAATGCGGTGGGCGTCCATGGCATCGATCATGTCTTGCGCCAGGTAATTGAAGGCCGCCGTGGTAACCTGCAAGTGCTTGTGCGCCTCGACCATGGATTGACCCGTATATTTGCAGGGACCACCCACAGCCATGCACACCTGCTGCACCAATTCGTACTTCAGGTGCGGAATATTGGTGTGGGCGAAGTAGTAGTTGATGTGCGGATCGTTGGCGACGTTGTCCACAAAGGTGTTGATCAAGGCGGTAATGCCGGCCTTGCCGCCAAACTGATCGTAGTAGTTCTGCGCCTGCGCCTGTCCGCTGTACAGAACACCGAACGCACTCAAACTCAAGGCCAGAATACCGCCCTGAAGCCAGCGTGCGGGCCGAAAGTGCTGCATTGTCATGATGACCTCCATCAATGGATAAAGGGACTGAACCGCGCCTCTTAGAAACTCGTGGTCAAGGAGAGATACAGACCGCTCTGGTTCTTCTCCGTGGCAATGGTCCCGAGGTTGACATAAGCCGCCGTCAAGGAGAGCGCCTTGTAGGGGAACCAGGCCACATAGACATCCTTCCAGGCGCTGGTCTTGGATACCGCGTCGCCCACCGCCCCAAAGTTAAGCCCTTTGTACGGTCCCGAAGCGGGCACGAAACCCGACGGAGCAATCAACTGATTCTGGGGCATACTGCGATACTCCGCACCCAGTACGACGTGGCGATTGAGGAATATCCCGACCGAGGCTGCCGGCTCTACGGAGTAACCCATTCCGTTGACACCGCCAAACCCCAGCAGACCCTGCTGATTGGCATTGGTGACATCGATGTTGACGTTAGCAAGGGTCGTGAGGCCGAACAGACCATCCAGCCAGACCTTGGTGGCGGAAACGTAGTAGCTCACGCCATTACGCTTGACACCGAGGGTCGCGGCGAGGTTCTTGGGCATCTCGTTGTGGTGGAAATCCACCCCCACAGACACCTCTGGCTCCCACCAGTTCTGGTCATACACGATGTTGCCAAAGAGACGTACCTTCAGGCCCACGATATCTTGGTTCAGTTGGTAGTTGTCACCAAAAAATTGTGGCCCTGAAAGGCCCAACCCATTTGGTCCTGACGCCGTGTAAGGTGCGCCGTATGGAACCGGACCACCCGTTGCAGTTTCAAGTATGCGCTGGTCCAAGACTTGCCCGGTGCTACCGAGGCTAAAACTCTGGCGGGCGAAAGATAACTCAATCCGATTGAAAATGCCCAGCGAGGCACCGTAGGCGTCCATGTTGTAGTTGTTCAGCAGAACGTGGGAATAGAAAGCCGTGGCGCCGATCTGCTGGTTGGTGCCATAGCCCGAGATGACCGCCCAGGGATTGATACCGCCACCGGCCGCACCATCCACCGCCGTCACCGCACCCGTGCCCAGAATCCGACCCTGACCGAAAAGACTGGCAGCACCAATGGCGCCGTGTGCCGCGAAGGGAAGACTCAGCCCAAGCGCGCAGGTAATCGCCGCAAGTCGACAATGGCGCACCCATTTTCTTTTAGGAATATTCACGATGACCTCCTCATGGGTTGAAGTTCAGGAACAGCAAATGCTGCTCTACCCACCGTCAGCAATAGTCATTCCACGCCATGAAACAGAATCTCGAGACCACCCCAACATTCGCAAACAACTTTCAATACATTGATTTTTTTATTATTTATTTTAAGGTTGACTGGTTGGCTCTGCATTATTTTGTCATGACAAACACCGCGGTCATGACTATCTCGGTCATGACCCAAATACGCCATCGCAGATATTTTCCTACGAAGCCCGTCGACGACACCCAGATGCCCAGCGCGCCGCCGCGGGTTCCGGTTGCCAAGGTCTGCATAAGTTCACAAACCTTTGGCACTTCTTTGGCGAGGGAGGAGTGCCATGCAGGTTCAACATGTCGGGTACCGGATCCGAGGGTTTTACCGGGTAGCGGGCTTGGGGCATCGTTGGGAGATGACTCCGAAAGATGCGCAAGAGCGACTCAGAATTGTACAGTTCTGGGACAAACACGGTTTGGTGGCCGCCTGCGATGCCTTTGGGGTGTCCCGAAGGACGCTCTATCGGTGGCGAGCGGCCTTGAAGGCCGAAGGCGGCAATCCCGCCGCCCTGGCCAGCCAGTCCAGCGCGCCCAAACGCCGACGCAGGCCCAAGACCGACCCCAGGCTGGTAGCGGAAATTCGGCGGCTACGTACCCTTCACCCCAATCTCGGCAAGGACAAGCTGCACGTCCTGCTGCGCCCCTGGTGTGCGGAGAAGGGTATCGCGCTGCCATCGGTGTCCACCCTCGGCAGAATCATCGCCCGTGCACCGGATAAAATGCGCCACAGCCCCGCGCGCCTCGATGCCCGTGGTCGCGCCAAGCCTGTGCGGCGTTCTCGCAAGCCGCGCAAGCCCAAGGGGGTGGCCACCACTGCCTTGCAGTGCCTGGCGGTGGACACTATCGAGCGGGTTCGCGACGGGCTGAAACGCTACCTCGTCACCTTCATCGACCCAGCCAGCGCCTTTGCCTTGGCCGTCGCTTTACCCAGCAAAGCCACACGCCACACCCAGGCGGCCCTCGCCGCCGTCCCAAACCCTCACGGAACAGCAGATCGCCCGTTGGTATACCTACCCCAAGACCCCAAAAATGAATGCCCATGCCGAACGCTTCAATCGCACCATCCAGGAATCCTTCGTCGACTACCACGAAGACCTGCTCTTCACCGACCTCGCCCGCTTCAACCAAAAACTCGCCGAGTGGCTCGTCTTCTACAACGCCGAACGACCACACCATCGACTCGGCCAACAACCACCGCTATCCTTCCTCCTGCAACATCAGCCCCAGTGCCAAAGGTGGTGGACGCATACAAGGCGTTGACAAAAATCGCATCCAGACATAGCCTTTCCAACGGCGATGAGGTCCGCCTGGAACCGCCTTCGTGGCTAATGACTTCTACCGAATCCGCCAAAGCGGAAGGTAGAGGGTTCAAATGCGATGCAAGGGGGTGTTGTGGCCAAGGTGACGTTCATGCGGGTGACTTCCGTCGCTGCAACATTTTTCTACCCCCGGCAAGCACCGCATTTTCGAAGCCGTCCTGTACCCTACGCTTCCCGGCTTTCGGGAGCGTGCCCAGGGCGCGCGAACAGCCCCGTATCGTCTCCCGCTGGCATGGTGATTTTCGCTGCACCATACCCGGTGAGCAGGACAGTGTGCTCTTCCCCGTGCTTCGCACCCTTGCACCGCAGCGTTGCTGCGCCGCCGCTGCTGCCGAACCACAGCCACCCCCTCTGCGCAATGGTGCAAAGCATTCCTGTCCAAGATCTGGACGCCTTGTCGTCGCCCCCAGGCTGCGGGTATTTTTCTGTCGTGATACGAGGAGAATGATACATGTTCGGGACCTTAGGGCTCATAGCGGTCTTCGCCGTGCTCGGTGCCTGGGCGCGCTATGGCCAATCGATTCTGGTACAGATGGTACTGGGCCGCGGCTTTCCCTGGGCAACCTTGAGTATCAACGTGCTCGGCTGTTTCCTGATGGGATTTCTGTTCTTCGAAACCCTGGAGCGTAGCGCTCTATCGCCAGAGCTGCGCACCGGTATACTGACTGGCGGACTGGGGGCTTATACCACGTTTTCTACTTTTTCCCTGGAGACCCTGGTACTATTTGAAAACGGAGAGGCGATCAAGGCTTTCGCCTATATGTTTTCTTCACTGTTTCTCTGTGTGGCGGCAGCCTTCATGGGGGCTTGGGTAGCGCGCAGCATCTAAGGGATAAGCCATGACAAAAGTCTCGGTAGTTCGTGTATACATCCAGGAAGGAGAAAAGCATGGGGGTCATAATCTCATGGAAGAAATCTTCCGCATGCTCCACGATCAGTACAAGGTGCACGGGGTAACGGCTTTTCGCGGCATTGCGGGTTTTGGCAGTAAAGGCGTCGTCCGCGCCGACGATATCCTTCGCCTCAATGTGCATCTACCCCTGGTGCTGGAATTCTTCGACAAGCCAGAAACGGTTGATGCCGTCCTGCCTCGACTGCAGGAATGGGTTCCTGCCAACCATATCCTGCGATGGGAAGCAGAGTGCGGTTGTCCCTGAGATTCTGGCTTCGCACTTCCGCTGGACAAGTCAAACGAAGCTTGCGCTCCGCGACTGGGTAAAGATGGCACCCAACAGCTGGCTGATCCCAGAGGACTCCACCTCGAATGGTCCTGAGTACTAGTCCCTAAGCCACAGCTTGCGACGGCGAGCAGTTTTCGCCCGCGACTCCGCCCAGAGGCACGCGGATACGTCGGTTCATGGTCGCAGGAGTCGCCACACCGGTTTAGTGTAACGCCCGGGAAAACGAAACCATCTGGCGCCGCCCGTTCTTGGAAGAACCACGCACGGGCCAATCCTTAGTCCCTGCCAGGCCGCGGCAGACCTGGACCCGTGTGAGGAGGTCTTGTGGGAACGAAATCCCTTTCCGGGCGTGAACATGGATCAGAAAAAATTAAAGGCACCTAGCTTGCTTCGCTAAGTGCCTGTTTTTATTGGTGCGCTCGGAGAGATTCGAACTCCCGACCTACTGATTCGTAGTCAGTTGCTCTATCCAGCTGAGCTACGAGCGCTTCGAGCCGCGAATCCTATCAAGACGGGGCGATTCGGTCAACATCATCCCCAATCGCCGCCATCGCCACCATCGCCAAGGCCAAAGTCGTCGTTGCTGGCGACCTGGTTCTGGTCGCCCCAGTCATTGTTCAGTAGACCGAGATCGCCATTATCACCGGCAGGTGCGGAGGCATTGCCACCGTCTCCGTGGTGGAAAAGTCCATTGGCCAGGGCCGAGCCGGCGGCAACGCCGGCGCCGATCCCAAGGCCGGTGGCGAGCCCAGAGGCGAGTCCCGAACCCATGCCTGGCCCTGCCATGGGGGCCCCACCTGGCATTCCGCCTGGGTTAGGACCCATGCCGGGCCCGTAGTTTGGTCCGTAGGGATTACCAAAACCCGTAGCGCCGTTGTTTCGTGCCATGAGGATCTGCTGCTGGCGGCGGCGGCGCATGAACCACGCAATGGCAGCAATGATGAAGACGAGTCCCAAGAAATAGACCAGAGCCCGTCCCGCCCCACCGCCTTGCCGAGTGGCCACGGGCAGGGTAGCCGTACTCGCGACCAGGGCACCATGCTTTTTCAGTTCGGCACGGTACTGAGCAAGCGCCTTGGGCGCCACAAAGGGCATGCCGGGCGACAGGGTTTCGGCCCGGTGCAGGGCCTGACCGGCGGCAGTCCACTGACCCTGGCGCGCGAGCACACGCGACTCCAGGTAATAGGCTTCGGCCGAGTTGGGGTGCTTGGCCAAGACCTCCTGAATCATGTTTTGGGCCTGATCCAGGCGCCCGGACTGGATGGCCTGGGTCACCTGGGTTACGCTGGGCTCCGCCAGAGCAACACCGGTTGCGGTCAAGAGGCCAATGCCCACAGCGAGTACCACACCGCGAAACTGCATACGCTCCTCCGAGGAAGGTTGAGATGTTTGTCATGATGGGGGCAAGCTCACTGGAATTCAAGAGCCTACACAGTTCGTTGGGGCACCAGCGGATTGACAGGTATCGCGCTTGCCGGCACTATACCGAACGGTCGGTCCAGCCCTGGAGGGGGGTCAGCTTTGTATAGTCTCCGAAAATCGACACTGGCAGCCCTTGGCACCGCGGGGCTTGCGTCACTCCTGGGCGGCTGCAGCTTTGAGCCTGCACTGCGTGTACCGCACAGCCCCTCGGACCAGGTGCCGTACACGGCGGGACCCAGCCCAAAACAAACGGCCACCGCACCTGGGCCGGCTGGACACGCCCAGACCCTAGAGTACGGCCAGGATCTGGATCGGGAGTGGTGGACCCTTTTCCACTCCAAGGCTCTGGACACCCTCATCGCCGTGGGCCTTAAGAATAGTCCTACCGTGGCCCAGGCCCAGGCACAGCTGGAAGAAGCGCGCGCTGTGGCGCGGGAAAATGCCAGTATATTTTTTCCCCAGGTCTCCGGCAGCCTGAGCGCGGAGCGGGCGAAGTCCTCATCCGCGGCCTTCGGAGGCAACAAGGGCGGGTTTCGCTATTCCCTGGTTACGGGCAGCCTCAATGTGAGCTACTACCCAGACATCTTTGGGGTGAATCGTCTGGTGTACCGCAACAGTGAGGCTCTGGTGCGTTATCAGCAATGGGAGTTGGAGGCGGCACGACTCACCCTGACGGGCAACATCGTCACGGCGGCCGTCAATGTGGCCGCAACGCAGGCGCAGATCGAGGCGACCCGGGCCATCATCGCCCAGGAGCAGAAGCTTTTGCAGTTGACGGAGAACCAGTACCGCGCGGGTGCCATTACCTACCTGAGTGTCGTCAACCAACGCAGCCAACTGGCCGCGGAGATGGCCACGCTGCCGCCACTGGAGCAGCAATTGGCCGTGTATCGACACCAGTTGGCGGTACTGGTGGGCCAGTTTCCCGCCGAGGCCAAGGTTCCGGACTTCCGGTTGAGCGATCTGCACCTGCCCGAGAAGATTCCCGTGAGCCTGTCCTCCGAACTCCTCAAGCAACGCCCCGATATCCAGGCGGCGATGGCACAGATGCAGGCAGCCAATGCCGTCATCGGTGAGGCGCGGGCGCAGTTTTATCCGACGGTAAAACTCACGGCGGCGCTGGGCGACACCGCCAGCAACCCCAACCTGTTCTTCAACCCCATCAGCAGCATCTGGAGCCTGGTGGGGAGCCTGTCGCAGCCCATTTTTCAGGGCGGCAAACTCCGCGCCCAGGAAGCTCAGGCAAGAGCCGCTTATGAAGTGGTCTACCAACAGTATCGCAGCACGATATTGGGGGCCTTCGAGCAGGTGGCCAATGCCCTGCGGGCCCTGGAGCACGACGCCGAAACCCTGAAGGCGCAGCAGGAGGCACTGGAGTCGGCACGTAGCGCCCTGCACCTAGCGGAATCCAGCTATCGGGCCGGGGCGACGGATTACCTCAGCCTGCTGACCGCAGAAGTTCAGTACGACAACGCCAAGATCGCGGTCATCAAGGCGCAGTCCCAGCGCTATCAGGATACGGCTGCCCTGCTGGTCGCCCTGGGTGGGGGCTGGTGGACGCAGAAAAACGACATGCCAGCGCCCGTCGCGGAACCTTCCAGCGCCGCCCAGGCCCCTGCCAGTACATCCTGAATGGATCGTCCCTTGCCCTCGAAGCCCCACTTGTCCGGTCGTGGAGACTGAGCATGAAAAAAGCGTTCCTCATCGTCATTCTGGTCCTCGTCGTCCTCTTCGGCGGGATCTTTGGTTTCAAGGCCTTTGGCAATTACATGATGCACAAGGCCCTGGATCATATGCCGCCGCCGACCTTCAGCGTGGATGCGGCCAAAGCGACGGTGCGGGAATGGCATCCGCGTCTTCAGGCGGTGGCCTCTCTGACGGCCATCGAGGGCACGGCCATCAGCACTCAGCTGGCGGGCAACGTCACGGGCATCTACTTCCACTCGGGCGAATTCGTCAAAAAGGGTAGCCTGCTGGTCCAGATCGACAACAGCAACCAGTTGGCCCAGTTGGCTTCGGATCGGGCCAGTCTGCATCTGGCAGAGGTCAACTTGAGACGTACGGAAAAACTCATGGAGACGAACGCTGCGAGCCAGTCCCAGCTGGATACGGCGAAGGCGAATTTCGAGACCGCCCGTGCGGCCATCCGCAACGACGAGGCCACCCTGGGCAAGCTGGCCATCAAGGCACCCTTCAGTGGTTATCTCGGCATCCGTAAGGTCAATCTTGGGCAATACCTGACCCCCGGTACGGAAATCGTGGATCTGCAGTCCTGGGACCCGCTCTACGTCAATTTCACCCTACCGCAGGGAGATCTTCCCAAGCTGCAGGTGGGCACCTTGGTACGCGTCACGAGCGATGCGGCGCCGGGCGAGACCTTTGTGGGCAAGATCACGGCTTTGGGGGCGGCGGTGGACGGTACCACGCGCCAGATCGCCATTCAGGCGACGCTGCCCAACCCCAAGCACGTCCTGCGCCCGGGCATGTTTGCCGAGGCCGAGGCGGTCCAGAAGGCGACGCACAAGGTCTTGACCGTGCCGGTCAGTGCCGTGTCGTATAACACCTACGGCGATTACGTCTACCTCATCCACTCGGAAAAGAAAGACGGCAAGACGGTGCAGGTGGCCACGCAGCAGGTGGTCAAGCCCGGCGAGCAGCGGGATGGGCAGGTGGAGATTCTGCACGGACTGAAACCCGGGGATCTGGTCGTCACGGCCGGTCAGGTAAAACTCAGCAACAACAGTCTGGTCACCATTCACCACAGCGATGCCAAATCCTGAGGGCCGGACCATGAAATTTACCGATACCTTTGTCCGTCGACCGGTACTCGCCACCGCGCTGAGTCTGGTCATCTTCCTGCTGGGTCTGCACGCCTACACCATGATGACCGTGCGCCAGTACCCGGCGCTGGTGAATACCGTGGTGACGGTAACCACTCCCTACCCCGGCGCGAGCCCCAGCACCATTCAGGGCTTCATCACGACACGCCTGAGCAAGGTCATCGCCAGTGCCCCGCACATCGATTACATGACCTCCAACAGTTCCGAGGGTCAGTCCACCATCACCGTCTACATGGATCTGAACACAGACCCGAGTTCGGCGGTGGCCAATATCCTGGCCAAGATCCAGCAAGTGTCGAATCAGCTGCCGGCGGGGGCGCAGCAGCCGACCGTCAATGTCACGGTGGGCAATACCACGGACCTCATGTACATCGCGTTCTATAGCGATAGCCTGAGTCAGCAGCAGATCACGGACTATCTGTTGCGGGTGGCGCAGCCGCGTCTGGCGACCATCCCGGGCGTGGGTGAGG from Acidithiobacillus caldus ATCC 51756 carries:
- a CDS encoding high-potential iron-sulfur protein, translated to MKSVSRREWLKSAAKISAVAVVAPLVFTARADASDSDLQSKASVSYQDKPEGKDMCSNCAHFVPGPKPTADGTCKVVAGKISPHGYCYAYTPMGS
- a CDS encoding DUF3034 family protein, whose amino-acid sequence is MNIPKRKWVRHCRLAAITCALGLSLPFAAHGAIGAASLFGQGRILGTGAVTAVDGAAGGGINPWAVISGYGTNQQIGATAFYSHVLLNNYNMDAYGASLGIFNRIELSFARQSFSLGSTGQVLDQRILETATGGPVPYGAPYTASGPNGLGLSGPQFFGDNYQLNQDIVGLKVRLFGNIVYDQNWWEPEVSVGVDFHHNEMPKNLAATLGVKRNGVSYYVSATKVWLDGLFGLTTLANVNIDVTNANQQGLLGFGGVNGMGYSVEPAASVGIFLNRHVVLGAEYRSMPQNQLIAPSGFVPASGPYKGLNFGAVGDAVSKTSAWKDVYVAWFPYKALSLTAAYVNLGTIATEKNQSGLYLSLTTSF
- a CDS encoding tetratricopeptide repeat protein yields the protein MQFRGVVLAVGIGLLTATGVALAEPSVTQVTQAIQSGRLDQAQNMIQEVLAKHPNSAEAYYLESRVLARQGQWTAAGQALHRAETLSPGMPFVAPKALAQYRAELKKHGALVASTATLPVATRQGGGAGRALVYFLGLVFIIAAIAWFMRRRRQQQILMARNNGATGFGNPYGPNYGPGMGPNPGGMPGGAPMAGPGMGSGLASGLATGLGIGAGVAAGSALANGLFHHGDGGNASAPAGDNGDLGLLNNDWGDQNQVASNDDFGLGDGGDGGDWG
- the crcB gene encoding fluoride efflux transporter CrcB; the protein is MFGTLGLIAVFAVLGAWARYGQSILVQMVLGRGFPWATLSINVLGCFLMGFLFFETLERSALSPELRTGILTGGLGAYTTFSTFSLETLVLFENGEAIKAFAYMFSSLFLCVAAAFMGAWVARSI
- a CDS encoding group I truncated hemoglobin, producing MQHFRPARWLQGGILALSLSAFGVLYSGQAQAQNYYDQFGGKAGITALINTFVDNVANDPHINYYFAHTNIPHLKYELVQQVCMAVGGPCKYTGQSMVEAHKHLQVTTAAFNYLAQDMIDAMDAHRIPIGAQNYLLSLLAPMEPEIVTANGPLG
- a CDS encoding efflux transporter outer membrane subunit, translating into MYSLRKSTLAALGTAGLASLLGGCSFEPALRVPHSPSDQVPYTAGPSPKQTATAPGPAGHAQTLEYGQDLDREWWTLFHSKALDTLIAVGLKNSPTVAQAQAQLEEARAVARENASIFFPQVSGSLSAERAKSSSAAFGGNKGGFRYSLVTGSLNVSYYPDIFGVNRLVYRNSEALVRYQQWELEAARLTLTGNIVTAAVNVAATQAQIEATRAIIAQEQKLLQLTENQYRAGAITYLSVVNQRSQLAAEMATLPPLEQQLAVYRHQLAVLVGQFPAEAKVPDFRLSDLHLPEKIPVSLSSELLKQRPDIQAAMAQMQAANAVIGEARAQFYPTVKLTAALGDTASNPNLFFNPISSIWSLVGSLSQPIFQGGKLRAQEAQARAAYEVVYQQYRSTILGAFEQVANALRALEHDAETLKAQQEALESARSALHLAESSYRAGATDYLSLLTAEVQYDNAKIAVIKAQSQRYQDTAALLVALGGGWWTQKNDMPAPVAEPSSAAQAPASTS
- a CDS encoding efflux RND transporter periplasmic adaptor subunit, with product MKKAFLIVILVLVVLFGGIFGFKAFGNYMMHKALDHMPPPTFSVDAAKATVREWHPRLQAVASLTAIEGTAISTQLAGNVTGIYFHSGEFVKKGSLLVQIDNSNQLAQLASDRASLHLAEVNLRRTEKLMETNAASQSQLDTAKANFETARAAIRNDEATLGKLAIKAPFSGYLGIRKVNLGQYLTPGTEIVDLQSWDPLYVNFTLPQGDLPKLQVGTLVRVTSDAAPGETFVGKITALGAAVDGTTRQIAIQATLPNPKHVLRPGMFAEAEAVQKATHKVLTVPVSAVSYNTYGDYVYLIHSEKKDGKTVQVATQQVVKPGEQRDGQVEILHGLKPGDLVVTAGQVKLSNNSLVTIHHSDAKS
- a CDS encoding DUF190 domain-containing protein, coding for MTKVSVVRVYIQEGEKHGGHNLMEEIFRMLHDQYKVHGVTAFRGIAGFGSKGVVRADDILRLNVHLPLVLEFFDKPETVDAVLPRLQEWVPANHILRWEAECGCP